The genomic interval TTGTGCTAAAAAGCAACGATGACACAGAACTGATTGTCAATCAAAAACTACCAAAAAATCAAAGTAATTTTAAAAACATTGAACCAAAAAAAGAAAATATTTTTAAAAATCTCATCATTACTTCTCACCATGAAAATCTCAAAGTTTTACTATTTTTCACGACTTGGTGCGACCCTTGCAAAGGCATTTTGCCTCATTTAGAAAACCTCAAAAAACAATTTGATAACCAAATTGCACTCTATGGAATCCCAGTGGATGATTTGGTGGGTGAAGTAGAAAATTTCAAAGGTATAATGCAGGTTTTTAGCGAAGAAAATAAAGTTGAAATACCTATGATTTTGGATGAAAACCGCACGAAACTCTTTAACGCACTTGGTGGGCTTGAAGGCGTGCCGCTGATTGCTTTATACGATAAAGACGGAAAATATATTATCCATTATCTAGGAGCGATTCCAGAGGAAATGATTGAATTTGACCTCTCACAAAATCTAGCAAAAATAAAGGCACAATAATGCTTGGAATATTCAAAAAAACCCTGCAAAAAACTACACAAAATATTCGTGATTTGCTTCCAAAAACTCATAAAAAGCTTGACAAGGAAACATTAGAGGAAATCCTAATTGCAACTGATATGGATTATGAACTCATTGAAATGATATTAAGCCCACTTGGCGAGCAAATCAGCCGCAATGAGCTTGAAGTCGCTCTACTTAGGCTTTTCCGCAAGGAAAGCTATTATGATAAAGTGCAAGCTAAAATCATAGAAGAAAAACCTTGTGTAAATCTCATCGTGGGCGTCAATGGCGCGGGTAAAA from Helicobacter ganmani carries:
- a CDS encoding TlpA family protein disulfide reductase, giving the protein MKWILFSLWIGLCLGFLGCEKQEHQAIQDSIEQKQEILENLVLKSNDDTELIVNQKLPKNQSNFKNIEPKKENIFKNLIITSHHENLKVLLFFTTWCDPCKGILPHLENLKKQFDNQIALYGIPVDDLVGEVENFKGIMQVFSEENKVEIPMILDENRTKLFNALGGLEGVPLIALYDKDGKYIIHYLGAIPEEMIEFDLSQNLAKIKAQ